One Arachis duranensis cultivar V14167 unplaced genomic scaffold, aradu.V14167.gnm2.J7QH unplaced_Scaffold_232525, whole genome shotgun sequence DNA segment encodes these proteins:
- the LOC107462027 gene encoding homeobox-leucine zipper protein HDG2 isoform X2, translating to MDMFQANMMEGGQLHHHGLEMGQNTPESDVPRIREDEFDSATKSGSENQEGGASGEDQDPRPNKKKRYHRHTQHQIQEMEAFFKECPHPDDKQRKELSRELGLEPLQVKFWFQNKRTQMKTQHERHENTQLRTENEKLRADNMRYREALSNASCPNCGGPTAIGEMSFDEHHLRLENARLREEIDRISAIAAKYVGKPVVNYPLLSSSSVPARPLELGIGGFGGQAGMGGGDMYGGGGAGDLLRPISGPTEADKPMIIELAVAAMEELIGMAQMGEPLWLTTLDGATTVLNEDEYVRSFPRGIGPKPNGFKCEASRETAVVIMNHVNLVEILMDVNQWSTVFSGIVSRAVTLEVLSTGVAGNYNGALQVMTAELQVPSPLVPTRESYFVRYCKQHADGTWAVVDVSLDNLRPSPSARCRRRPSGCLIQEMPNGYSKVIWVEHVEVDDRGVHSLYKQLVSSGHAFGAKRWIATLDRQCERLASAMATNIPTVDVGVITNQEGRKSMLKLAERMVISFCAGVSASTAHTWTTLSGTGADDVRVMTRKSVDDPGRPPGIVLSAATSFWLPVPPKRVFEFLRDENSRSEWDILSNGGVVQEMAHIANGRDTGNCVSLLRVNSANSSQSNMLILQESCTDSTGSFVIYAPVDIVAMNVVLNGGDPDYVALLPSGFAILPDGTTPDGGSEAGGHGGSLLTVAFQILVDSVPTAKLSLGSVATVNNLIACTVERIKASLSGEAPS from the exons ATGGATATGTTTCAAGCCAACATGATGGAAGGTGGTCAATTGCACCACCACGGCCTCGAGATGGGTCAGAACACGCCGGAGAGCGACGTCCCTAGAATCCGAGAGGACGAGTTCGACAGCGCCACCAAGTCCGGCAGCGAGAACCAAGAAGGTGGCGCCTCCGGCGAGGACCAAGACCCCCGCCCTAACAAGAAGAAGCGTTACCACCGCCACACCCAGCACCAGATCCAGGAAATGGAAGC ATTCTTTAAGGAGTGTCCGCACCCAGATGACAAGCAAAGGAAGGAACTGAGCCGTGAGTTAGGGTTAGAGCCATTGCAAGTGAAGTTTTGGTTCCAGAACAAGCGCACTCAAATGAAG ACGCAACATGAGAGGCACGAGAACACGCAGCTAAGGACAGAGAACGAGAAGCTGAGAGCGGATAACATGAGGTATAGGGAGGCTCTTAGCAATGCCTCTTGCCCCAACTGTGGTGGACCAACCGCCATTGGAGAAATGTCTTTTGATGAGCATCACTTGAGGCTTGAAAATGCCAGGCTAAGGGAAGAG ATTGATCGGATTTCTGCCATTGCTGCAAAGTACGTGGGGAAGCCAGTGGTGAACTACCCACTCCTTTCATCATCCTCAGTTCCAGCACGTCCGCTAGAACTCGGCATTGGTGGTTTCGGTGGGCAAGCGGGCATGGGTGGTGGCGACATGTACGGAGGAGGTGGAGCCGGAGATCTTCTGAGGCCAATAAGTGGGCCCACTGAAGCAGACAAGCCAATGATAATAGAGCTGGCCGTAGCGGCCATGGAGGAGCTGATTGGGATGGCACAGATGGGTGAGCCTCTTTGGTTGACCACACTTGATGGTGCCACCACTGTGCTTAACGAGGATGAATATGTCAGATCTTTCCCCCGTGGAATTGGACCCAAACCTAATGGATTCAAATGTGAGGCTTCACGAGAAACCGCTGTTGTCATCATGAACCATGTTAACCTTGTTGAGATTCTCATGGATGTG AACCAATGGTCGACAGTTTTCTCTGGAATAGTTTCAAGAGCGGTGACTCTAGAAGTTCTATCAACAGGGGTAGCAGGAAACTATAACGGTGCCTTGCAAGTG ATGACGGCGGAGTTACAAGTGCCTTCGCCGCTGGTGCCAACAAGAGAGAGCTATTTCGTAAGGTATTGTAAGCAGCACGCGGACGGCACGTGGGCAGTGGTGGACGTGTCGTTGGACAATTTGCGGCCTAGTCCTTCGGCCAGGTGCAGGAGAAGGCCTTCTGGTTGCTTGATTCAAGAAATGCCCAACGGCTACTCCAAGGTCATATGGGTTGAGCACGTTGAAGTTGATGACAGAGGCGTTCATAGTCTCTATAAGCAGCTTGTTAGCTCTGGTCACGCCTTCGGTGCCAAACGCTGGATTGCAACCTTGGATCGCCAGTGTGAAAGGCTCGCTAGTGCCATGGCAACTAACATTCCCACCGTTGATGTTGGAG TGATAACAAATCAAGAAGGGAGGAAGAGCATGCTGAAACTGGCGGAGAGAATGGTGATAAGCTTTTGTGCTGGAGTGAGTGCTTCAACGGCGCACACGTGGACAACGCTTTCTGGAACGGGTGCGGATGACGTCAGAGTCATGACACGTAAGAGTGTGGATGACCCTGGAAGGCCACCTGGCATTGTTCTCAGTGCTGCTACTTCTTTCTGGCTCCCAGTACCTCCTAAAAGGGTCTTTGAATTCCTCCGTGACGAGAATTCCAGAAGCGAG TGGGACATCCTTTCCAATGGTGGAGTTGTTCAAGAAATGGCACATATTGCTAATGGAAGAGATACTGGAAATTGTGTCTCTCTCCTTCGAGTCAAC AGTGCGAATTCAAGCCAGAGTAACATGTTGATATTGCAAGAGAGTTGCACGGATTCAACTGGGTCATTTGTGATCTATGCCCCAGTGGACATTGTTGCCATGAATGTGGTTCTGAATGGAGGAGATCCTGACTATGTGGCGCTTCTTCCTTCTGGCTTCGCTATTCTTCCGGACGGGACAACGCCGGACGGAGGCAGCGAAGCCGGTGGACATGGTGGTTCTCTCTTAACTGTTGCGTTTCAAATACTGGTTGATTCCGTTCCAACCGCCAAGCTGTCTCTTGGTTCTGTTGCCACTGTTAACAACCTTATTGCTTGCACTGTTGAGAGAATTAAGGCTTCTTTATCTGGAGAAGCTCCTTCATAA
- the LOC107462027 gene encoding homeobox-leucine zipper protein HDG2 isoform X1, translating into MPAGIMIPARNMMSSMIGRTNNGNSLGGGFGSSSSSGLSLGQIENHNKGSETHHQRSMDMFQANMMEGGQLHHHGLEMGQNTPESDVPRIREDEFDSATKSGSENQEGGASGEDQDPRPNKKKRYHRHTQHQIQEMEAFFKECPHPDDKQRKELSRELGLEPLQVKFWFQNKRTQMKTQHERHENTQLRTENEKLRADNMRYREALSNASCPNCGGPTAIGEMSFDEHHLRLENARLREEIDRISAIAAKYVGKPVVNYPLLSSSSVPARPLELGIGGFGGQAGMGGGDMYGGGGAGDLLRPISGPTEADKPMIIELAVAAMEELIGMAQMGEPLWLTTLDGATTVLNEDEYVRSFPRGIGPKPNGFKCEASRETAVVIMNHVNLVEILMDVNQWSTVFSGIVSRAVTLEVLSTGVAGNYNGALQVMTAELQVPSPLVPTRESYFVRYCKQHADGTWAVVDVSLDNLRPSPSARCRRRPSGCLIQEMPNGYSKVIWVEHVEVDDRGVHSLYKQLVSSGHAFGAKRWIATLDRQCERLASAMATNIPTVDVGVITNQEGRKSMLKLAERMVISFCAGVSASTAHTWTTLSGTGADDVRVMTRKSVDDPGRPPGIVLSAATSFWLPVPPKRVFEFLRDENSRSEWDILSNGGVVQEMAHIANGRDTGNCVSLLRVNSANSSQSNMLILQESCTDSTGSFVIYAPVDIVAMNVVLNGGDPDYVALLPSGFAILPDGTTPDGGSEAGGHGGSLLTVAFQILVDSVPTAKLSLGSVATVNNLIACTVERIKASLSGEAPS; encoded by the exons ATGCCAGCCGGTATTATGATTCCGGCGAGAAACATGATGTCATCGATGATCGGAAGGACCAACAATGGAAACAGCCTTGGGGGTGGGTTTGGATCTTCGTCTTCCTCTGGACTCTCTCTTGGCCAG ATTGAGAACCACAACAAGGGTTCGGAGACACATCACCAAAGATCCATGGATATGTTTCAAGCCAACATGATGGAAGGTGGTCAATTGCACCACCACGGCCTCGAGATGGGTCAGAACACGCCGGAGAGCGACGTCCCTAGAATCCGAGAGGACGAGTTCGACAGCGCCACCAAGTCCGGCAGCGAGAACCAAGAAGGTGGCGCCTCCGGCGAGGACCAAGACCCCCGCCCTAACAAGAAGAAGCGTTACCACCGCCACACCCAGCACCAGATCCAGGAAATGGAAGC ATTCTTTAAGGAGTGTCCGCACCCAGATGACAAGCAAAGGAAGGAACTGAGCCGTGAGTTAGGGTTAGAGCCATTGCAAGTGAAGTTTTGGTTCCAGAACAAGCGCACTCAAATGAAG ACGCAACATGAGAGGCACGAGAACACGCAGCTAAGGACAGAGAACGAGAAGCTGAGAGCGGATAACATGAGGTATAGGGAGGCTCTTAGCAATGCCTCTTGCCCCAACTGTGGTGGACCAACCGCCATTGGAGAAATGTCTTTTGATGAGCATCACTTGAGGCTTGAAAATGCCAGGCTAAGGGAAGAG ATTGATCGGATTTCTGCCATTGCTGCAAAGTACGTGGGGAAGCCAGTGGTGAACTACCCACTCCTTTCATCATCCTCAGTTCCAGCACGTCCGCTAGAACTCGGCATTGGTGGTTTCGGTGGGCAAGCGGGCATGGGTGGTGGCGACATGTACGGAGGAGGTGGAGCCGGAGATCTTCTGAGGCCAATAAGTGGGCCCACTGAAGCAGACAAGCCAATGATAATAGAGCTGGCCGTAGCGGCCATGGAGGAGCTGATTGGGATGGCACAGATGGGTGAGCCTCTTTGGTTGACCACACTTGATGGTGCCACCACTGTGCTTAACGAGGATGAATATGTCAGATCTTTCCCCCGTGGAATTGGACCCAAACCTAATGGATTCAAATGTGAGGCTTCACGAGAAACCGCTGTTGTCATCATGAACCATGTTAACCTTGTTGAGATTCTCATGGATGTG AACCAATGGTCGACAGTTTTCTCTGGAATAGTTTCAAGAGCGGTGACTCTAGAAGTTCTATCAACAGGGGTAGCAGGAAACTATAACGGTGCCTTGCAAGTG ATGACGGCGGAGTTACAAGTGCCTTCGCCGCTGGTGCCAACAAGAGAGAGCTATTTCGTAAGGTATTGTAAGCAGCACGCGGACGGCACGTGGGCAGTGGTGGACGTGTCGTTGGACAATTTGCGGCCTAGTCCTTCGGCCAGGTGCAGGAGAAGGCCTTCTGGTTGCTTGATTCAAGAAATGCCCAACGGCTACTCCAAGGTCATATGGGTTGAGCACGTTGAAGTTGATGACAGAGGCGTTCATAGTCTCTATAAGCAGCTTGTTAGCTCTGGTCACGCCTTCGGTGCCAAACGCTGGATTGCAACCTTGGATCGCCAGTGTGAAAGGCTCGCTAGTGCCATGGCAACTAACATTCCCACCGTTGATGTTGGAG TGATAACAAATCAAGAAGGGAGGAAGAGCATGCTGAAACTGGCGGAGAGAATGGTGATAAGCTTTTGTGCTGGAGTGAGTGCTTCAACGGCGCACACGTGGACAACGCTTTCTGGAACGGGTGCGGATGACGTCAGAGTCATGACACGTAAGAGTGTGGATGACCCTGGAAGGCCACCTGGCATTGTTCTCAGTGCTGCTACTTCTTTCTGGCTCCCAGTACCTCCTAAAAGGGTCTTTGAATTCCTCCGTGACGAGAATTCCAGAAGCGAG TGGGACATCCTTTCCAATGGTGGAGTTGTTCAAGAAATGGCACATATTGCTAATGGAAGAGATACTGGAAATTGTGTCTCTCTCCTTCGAGTCAAC AGTGCGAATTCAAGCCAGAGTAACATGTTGATATTGCAAGAGAGTTGCACGGATTCAACTGGGTCATTTGTGATCTATGCCCCAGTGGACATTGTTGCCATGAATGTGGTTCTGAATGGAGGAGATCCTGACTATGTGGCGCTTCTTCCTTCTGGCTTCGCTATTCTTCCGGACGGGACAACGCCGGACGGAGGCAGCGAAGCCGGTGGACATGGTGGTTCTCTCTTAACTGTTGCGTTTCAAATACTGGTTGATTCCGTTCCAACCGCCAAGCTGTCTCTTGGTTCTGTTGCCACTGTTAACAACCTTATTGCTTGCACTGTTGAGAGAATTAAGGCTTCTTTATCTGGAGAAGCTCCTTCATAA